CGAAATCGAGGGAACGAGACACTCGATCGAGCCGGGAGCCCGATGGCACTCGAGGAGGTGGACCACCATCCAGCTGACGCCAGTCCGGGTGCGATTCCGTCGGCACTCGGGCTGCCCGTGGACGAGTTCGACGGGTCACCGGTGTATCGCGGTAGCGAGACCGGTCTGGAATTGTCCTCCGCGGACCTCGGTGCTGAACCCGAGAGGAGACTCGCCATCCGCTCCTCGGAGAAGTGCAATACGGTCGGTACGCATACAAACTCGAGGCCGTGCTGTATCTCGACCGGCCGTCGAGTGACTGAGATCGGAATCCGGGGCCACATATCGGCTACGATAGGTATCCGATCCAGGTCTGCCGGTGTTCGGGTAACTTCGAGCGGTCGTGTTCGTTGTACACGACGAAGAGTCCGTCCAGAACCGGAACGAGGACGTCCGCGTCGGCGTACCGACCGGCGACGGGGTGGCCATCGGGACTGGTGGGAACGCCAGATCCGTCGTCGTTCGGATGCGTGAGTTCGGGTTCGGGGGTTGCGCCCGGAGGGCGGACCACGAAACGAAAGTCCCGAAGCCCCCCGTCACCGTCGAATCGGACGAGCCACGGGAGGGAACAGCCGTCGAACAGCGTCGTTCCGGAGAGCACGTAGCCGTCGTCGAGTGCGACGGCGTCCTGCCCGAAGTTACTCCTGTTTGGGAGGCCCAACGATCGGTCGAGCAGGATCTCGCCACGGGTATCGATCACGAGTATCCGTGCCTGATTCGCCGTCGATCCTTCCCACGCTTTGCCGGCGACGACGCTGTCTCCGTCTCGATGGCTGGGGGCGATGCTCTCGAGCGTATCGCTGCTGCCAGTCTCGGCGTAGTAGTACCGGCTCCGTTCCACAGTTCCGTCGCCGGCGATCCAGACGACGCGTGAGCCGCCGACGAACCGGAGTGTCCCCGTCCTGCCCGCGACGAGCGACAGGCAGTCGTTGCCGTAGTAGCTCTCGCGCCAGCGTTCCGTCCCGTCATCGAGATCGGCGGCGAGCACCCAGTCTCTGGTCCCGTAGACCCGCTCCCAGGAATCGGGGGTTCGCCTGGTGTACTCGCCGGTGTGGCCACCCGCGACGACACCGCCCGGTATCGCGACCACTGTCTCGAATCCGTCACCGACGCCGTTCGGATAGTCCCGTTCCCAGCGACGGTCGCCGCTGGCCGTGAACGACGCCAGCCAGGCCGGTGTCTCCTCGTCCGAGCGGTCCGTGTCGGAGCCGACTGTTACACCGGCGGCGACTGGTCCCGCCGGTGTCGCTGTGACGGCCGTCGGGCGTCGTTGATCGCTCCAGGAGTACTCCCAGCTGACGGCCCCAGTCGCGTCGATCCGCGTGAGGAAGCCACCCGTGCCATCGCCGCGTCTCGCTCCAGCTTCGTACCGGCCGACGACGTACAGACCGCCGTGGCCCGTCGATGCTGCGTCCGTGACGACGCGCTCGCGTTCGGCACCGAGTCGCTGCCACCATCGCACCGTCACATCCCGTCTCATCGTTCTGCGCCCCCGGCCCTCCCGTTCCGGGCAGCAGTACGGAGCGACCGTCTCTCCTCGTTGTCGGGATAGTTGTCGGCCAGCGTCTCGAGACGGCCGAGATCGGGCTGTACCCTCTCGATATCGTCCGCGTTAGACGCCTCCTTGACGGCACTGCGGACGTTCCTGGCGAGCGGAGACGGACTGTCGTCGGGTGCGGTATCCTCGAACGGCTGCCCCGAGTCGCCGTCGTTCATTACGAGTGATAACGCACGGAAGTTAATAAATAATACCAATCCGTCCACCTTGGAGAACGGTAGTTGGTGCGGACGGAGGGGCCGTCGGTACTCGTCGATCGGCGCAGAGACGTTTATTGTCCCGTTCAGCGAGGCTGGACTGTCGCCTTCCGCTGGGTGCTCGAGGTCGCCGACGCGGGCGCAGCCAGCGGATTCGGCGGTATCGTCGACACCCCATCGGAGGCCGGAGCCGGCCGACGCGCGGTGATTTCTTCGTTCGCCACGGTCCGCAGTTCCAGTCGTCTCTCCCGGCGGAGACAGCGGCATCAGGCGAAACGACGTGAAGGCACCGGGATCGCTAGTACAGGAAGGAGGTCAGAGCTGCGTCGCCAGCCGTTCGACGCCGCTCTCCAGTTCGATCCCGGGTACGTATCCGAGACGATCGTTCAGCTTCGAAACGTCCGCGCAACGCCGGTCGACGGTGTACGGTCGCGGATGCTCCACGAACGCGACCTCGCCGCTCCCGACGGTGTCGACGACGGTTCGGGCGAGATCCGCGATGGACACTTCCGTTCCGGACCCGATATTGAACGTCTCGTTGGCACCCGCGGGGCCGAGCGTTCGGACGGTCGCTTCGATCGCGTCGTCGATGTACGTGAAGTCTCGCGTTTGCGATCCATCACCGTGGACCGGGACCGGCTCGTCGTTCTTCGCGTGTTCGATGAACCGCGGCACGACGTAGCCGTACTCCGAGGACTCCTGGCGCGGCCCGTAGACGTTGAAGTATCGGACGATCGAGTAGTCGATCCCGGATTTACTGCAAAACGCCTTCGTATAGCGCTCGTCCGCCAGCTTCGCGACGGCGTAGTTGGTCTTCGGTGACTTCTCGTCGTCCTCCTCGTAGGGCGGTTCGACGAGATCGCCGTACACTTCGGAGGTCGACGTGAACAGGACGCGGTCGATGTCGCGCTCCTCTGCCGCCTGGAGAACGGTCTTCGTCCCCTCCATATTCACCTCGAGTACCTCGAGCGGGTTCTCGAGCGTCCGTCGAACGCCCATCATGGCGGCCATATGAACCAGGATATCCGCGTCGTCGACGAGGTCGCACACGGTATCGCCGTCGGTGATATCGCCCTCGACGAGTTCGACACTCGAGTCGACGTTGTCCGCCGATCCGGTCGACAAATCGTCCAGTGCGACGACGTCGTTCGTCGACGCCAGCCGGTTCGCGAGGTGACTGCCAATGAACCCCGCACCGCCGGTGATGAGGACTTTCTTGTCGACCAGCTCGTCCGCCCCAGCACCCGTCGACGAACGCGGTTTCGTGACGCTCGGGACCGACCCGTTGCGGGAGGCGTCTCCGGCCGCTTGCGTCGTGGCTCCTGAGTGCACCTCGTCGCTGGTCGCGACGGCGGCCGATTCGTCCTGCACGCTCGTTTCCGCCGGTGAGCCGTCAGCCGAACCGAAGAGACGTTCCCCGTCGACGGTCGCCGTGTCACGGCTCACGGCTCGTCGTCCACCAACAAGACCCAGATCGGTAGTCGAACCACCTTTAATTACCATATTTACGGAAGTAATTTACACACCTACCTTCTTTGTTATCTATTCTATATACTGTGAAAAATAAAGATGGGACGATTGCTGGCGCGTTATACATGCATTAAACCGCCTGTCGGCGGGGTTCGGATGGCGATGCGAGTTCACTTCAGCGGTGCCCTCGAGCCCCGGAATCCACTCGGTGATGCGCTGGCGATCGCAGTCCGCCGAGACGCGGATCTGCGGTACACGCGGATCGCCCCCACCGAACGCCGAAACGGAACGGGCGATGGAGTCGGGAAGAGACGGCAACGAGGAATCGAACGGAGCAGCGATACTAACGGGTCCAGTGGCGCGACCGAAGCCGCGTGAGCCTCACTTTCTCCAGTTTCGGTTGCCGGTTACGATGTCCGTCGCGACCCGGAAATACGTATACGTCAGGACGGGCATCATCAGCATCCGGATCAGGACGAACGGGACGAAGTTACGAACGAAGTGGACCCGCTCGGAACGAGTTGCGATCGCGAGAACCGTGTACAACGTCAGTTCCCACAGCACCAGAAAGCCGACGATCTCGAGGCCGATTACCCCGAAAAACGAGAGCACGAGAAACAGGAGGACCGTCGTCGGGTAGAGCCCGTCGACGAGCCGCGCCGTGACGGCGCGACCCAGCGGCGGGAGAACGGTCGCCGATTCGTCGGTGGATCGACTCGAGTCAGTCCGGTCCGTTGCGTTCTTCGTCCCTGACTCGTCTCCGTCGGGGTTCGATTCGTCGACCGATTGCTGGTCCGAACGCTGGCGTTCCGTGCCGGACGCCGGCTGGTTCGATTCGGCCGACGGCACTGGTTCCGACTCGGCCTGCTCGCCACCGGTGTCGGCCGTTTCCGCGTCCGCCTCGATCTCGCGTTTCCGGTAGCGCGTCGTGAGGTCCCCGAAGTAGTAGGCGCTTTGCAGGAAGCCCGATCCCCACGCGTAGTTCTGCTCGAACGTCCCTTTCAGTCCCGGAACGTCCGATCGCATGAACGTGTCGTCGACTTGGACGTTCGCCCACCCGCGGTCGCAGAAGGCGAACCCGACGAAGATGTCCTCGCTGTTGGTCAGGTCGTTCCCGTGGGACTCCTCGTAGTCGTCGAACACGGAGACCAGTTTCGCGCGGTCGTACAACACGCCACAGCCCACGGGGAACAGCGCCGAATCGAACAGCCGATAGAAGCCGTCGCCGAAGAACCGCTGTTCGACGTGATAACTCACGTTCCGATACTGGACGACCGGTGCCCCGCTCCGGAGATACTCGAGCGGGCCGGACCGGGACTCGGCCGCCGCGAGGTCGGCTTCGATATGGGACCGAGTGACGCTCTCGTCCGGGAGCAGATCCGCGCTGAACTCGTCGTGAAACGCCCGTTTCGAGGCTGTTTCCGTCGGATAGGCGATCCCGAACGAGCTGGCGACGTCCGACTCGATGTGCGGTGCGAGCAGCCGTTCGAGGTAGTCCTCGCTCTCGAGGAACGTATCGGCGTCGAGGACGAACAGGGTGTCCGTCTCGACCGAGCGAGCGACCTCTTTGACCCCTACAGTCTTGCCCATCGGTTCGTCGTGTTGCCACAGCTCGACCGACACCTCGAGTTCGTCGTTCAGTTCGCTCGTGATCGCCGCCGTGTCGTCGGTCGACCCGTCGTCGACGACGATGATGCGGTCGGGAGCGACGGTCTGCACCGCGAGCGACGTTAGCGCGTACGGGATCGTCCGCTCTTCGTTCAACGCAGGGATGATCGCCGTGATCGTCGGCCGATCACCCCCGTCCGTCACCGGAAACGGCCGGCGCGATTTGAACAACTTTCCGTACGACGCGAGTAGTGCGGAGAGACCGGGAAACGGAAGCGGCGTTGCCACAGTTCGTTACTCCCCCCTTCGATGCATAGATTTCAATTCTTACCTGCCCACATTTAAATTTTTATCATTCTGAATATAAGTGTCGCTGCGATCGTATTTCGGCTCCATCATTCCTCCTCGAGTGACAGTGTCACCGCTCGATCGGTCGGTTCCTCGAGTCGCAGCGTCGCGGTCGCCGTCGTCTCCCCCGCAGTTGCCGAAATCTCGTGTTCCCCGAGCACTGCCGTTGTTCGAAAAACGCCGTCGTCGTCCGTTCGGCCCGTCTCGTCCGTCCACCACTCGTCGAAGACGAGGTCCGTATAGATGTCGTACGCCGGTTTCTTGGACCAGTCCGATCGGAACAGCGGAGCGTTCTCGTGCCAGTGGATCGCGTCCCAGAACCCCCACATGATGAACCCCTCGACGGCTGGATGGCTGAACACCGTTTTGAGGAACGTATAGAGGTACTCCGCCTCCATCGTTTCCGACCACTCCTCGCCCCACGTATCGTACTCGTGCACCTGAACCGACGACACCCGCTCGGCGAACCGGTCGAGCGTCTCGAGCAACTGCGTCGGCGTCCGACGCTGTGTCGGACTCCAGTGGTGACCCTGCAATCCGAGTCCGTCGAGCGGCGCACCCCGATCGAGGAGCGCGTCGACCAGTTCTTCGAACGCGTCCTTGTGTGCCGTCTCGTCGCCGGCCAGAACGCTGTACTCGTTGAGATAGAGCCGAGCGTCGGGGTCGGCCGCCGCCGCGATTCGAAACCACTCCGCCGCCGTCGGGGAGTTCGTGGGACGGGAGTTCGAATCGATGATCGACGTCATCTCGTGTTCCTCGACCTGCTCGTTGAGGACGTCCCACTCGGTGACTCCGGCCACGTCGCTGTAGTAGCCGACGATATCCCGGATGTGGGATGCGGCTCGCGTCTCGATGTGATCGCCGTCGCCGTCGTCCATCGCCTCGACGACGTCGTCCGGGATCGCTCCCTGATCGCGCTTCTGCCAGATACAGGCGTGCCCCCGCATCTCCAGCCCCTGCTCGAGCAGCCAGTCGGTGGCCGCTTCGGCCCGGTCACGTTCCGCCGGGACCTCCCAGAACCCCCACTTGTGGTGGTTTTCGAGGACGGCCTTGTTGAACAGTTCCGGAATCAGCGTTCGGTACCGGTCGCCCTCGTCGGTTTCGTCGACGAGATACGCCGCGTTGACGGCCGTTCCGAAGCCGAACTCGTGTCGATTCATCGTCACTTCCACGTCGGCGTCGGGAACCGGCTCTCCCTGCCCGTCGAGAACGGTGATCGACAGCCCCGCCGTTCGATTCGTCTCGATTCGATCGTCGATTTCATCCTCGCGGGGCATCGAGCGGTCGACGTTCCGGAGGCGATCCTCGTCGTCGCTCGGTCCCGAGAGCGGTCCGAGCCATGGAGCGTCGTCCCAGTTTCGATAGGCCGCGTATCCGCCGACGCCACCGGCACTCACCGCGAGCGTCCCGAGGGCCGCTCGCCTGGAAACCAGCGGCCCATCGCCGTCGGACGGCGGCTCCGCGCCCTCAGCCGCGCGGTCGCCGGGGTTCGGTTGGTCGTCGCTCATTCACCGCCCTCCGTCACGTACCGTCCCGGATCGTCGGCGTCGTACAGCACGTCGAGGGCGCACACGTTACCGTCCTCCCACGACGGCGTCCAGTCCTGTACCAGAACGTCGAGACCGCGGTCGTCGAAGGGGTCCTCCTCGAGGTAGTTCTCGTAACCGACCGCACCGGAGAGATACGCGTCGCCGTCGAAGTGGTTGGTCAGCGCGGCCAGATACTCGGAGGCGTCGCCGGGATGCTCGAGTCCGACCTCGCTGGAGCGAACCACCGTCGACGTCACGTCGAACCGCTCGAGGAGTTCCTCGACGAGCGGGACCGTTACGTCGGCCAGGCTGACGTCGCTCGTCCAGCGCTCGGGGTCGACGCCGTCGAGGTTCCAGAGCTCGTACAGCGGCAATCGATCGACGTCCCGTTCGTGACCGAGCGACTTCGAGAGCGCCACCAGCGTTCTGTTGCGCCGCTCTTTGAGCTCTCGACAGGCGTCGGTCGCCGTCTCGAGTCGCTCGTCGATCGCGGCGGCGTCCGCGAGCAGGTCGTCGATATCGGCGGCGGGATCCGCCCGCTTCCGCTCACCGATCCGTTCGTCGAGCCGCTCTTTCTCCGCACGGAGTTCGGGGACCTCGTACTCCTCGAGTCGGTCCCGCCACCGCGTATCGATACGGACCCAGTCGTCTAGCAGTGCTCCGATATCGGAGTCCGCCGTGAGCTCGCCCACCCGGTCGATATCGTCACGGAGCGTCTCCGGATCGACGAGGGAGACGCAGAGCCGTCGATAGAACGGCTCGAGGTCGGTCGCCTGACTCCCGTACTTCCCGACGAGCGTCTGCAGGTGTCTCGCCGGCCACGGGACCGACATGTCGACCCGCGTCTCGGTGATCAGCGTCTCCTGGCCGGTGTGCGCGACCGGAACGGTGAGCCACTCCTTCTCGTAATAGTCGATGTGGGCTCGGTGGTGTCGCGACCGTCGCGAAAACTCGACGTCGTCGTAGATGACGAAGACGTCCGCCTGGTGGGCGCGTGCGAGATAATGGAGTCGCGGATAGTAGTGCGGCTGGTAGACGGCGACAGTTCCACTCATTACGCGGGAAGTGGGATCTATTCGACTTTACTATACCTTTGTTTTAGAAATTAAAAGGTGTATAATACGCCGTTCGCGGTATCGCACTCGAGCGAGTGTGCGCTCGCCGACCGGTATCGTCGCGACCGTTACCGTCGGCGCTCTACGAGCAACTCGAACGGCTCGGCCGCGAACAGGCCCGACTTGTCTCCCCAGACCGTGGCGTTGTTCCGGATCGCCTCGGTGCTACGCGGATGCGGCCGCTCCCGCATCTCGCTTTCGTAGGCGTCGATCGCCGCCATCTTCCGCTCCAGGTATTCGTCGATATCGACGAACGTAGTGGGCTGGAACGCGTTGTCCGGCGACGGCATCCCCCACTCGGTCGCCGAGAGGGTCTCGAACGAGAGCACTCGGTCGACCGGCGAACCGACGGTCGGTCGAGCGGCGGTCCGGACGGCGCGCGCGACGAGTTCGTGGTCGACGTTGAGATCGCCGTAGTGGTGCGTGTAGATCACGTCCGGTCGGAACGCGTCGATTTTGGACTCCACGTCGCGAACGACGTCGATGAGCGGCACGTCGTCGAGTTGATTCCCCCAGTAGTCGAGGACGGTCACGTCCGACACGCCGAGGATGTCGCCCGCGGCCGCCGCTTCCGCTCGGCGTTCCGCTCGGCGCTCCGCGGCGGCTTCGGTCTCCGTTTCGAAGCGAGCCATTGCACCGTCGCTCAGCAGGAACACTTCCACCTCGTCGCCCTCCGCGACGTGTTTGGCGAGCGTCCCGCCCGCGCCGAGAACCTCGTCGTCGGGATGTGCGGCGACACAGAGTACCTTCATTACGCCCCTCGATTCCACGCATACAGTATAAATTATATCGTCTTTATCTTATAAACAAAGGCGGTCGCATACGCCATTGCTGACGCGCATTCGGTGTGTGCATAGCGCCGCTCGGCGGTGAGCGATGCGGATCGCATCCGGAATCCGCGTCCCTAATTGGTATCGTAGACCGGCTGATCGTCCGCAGGTGTGTACGACCAGCCGTTACCCGCCTCCGTTAGCCGCCCGTCCCGCGATGCATCGCCGAACTCCTCGAGCGTCAGGAACAGGACGTCGTCGTGCCGTTTGACGTAGCGAATGAACGACTCGAGCTGTTCGAATCGGCGGTCGCTGTCGAACGTCCAGTAGTGAAGTCCTTGCACGTAGATCTCACCGCTGGTGTAGGCGTCTTCGAACTGGTTGCGAAGCGTTTGCGGCTCGTGGAACGCGTTCGTTTCCCAGTTCTTGACGAAGCCCTGATCCTCCGGGAGGTGGACGACCGAGTCCGTCTCGAACGGCTCCGTCCGCCCGTAATACGACTCGGTGAACCACCCACCGCCGGCGACGGTCGTGAAATTCTCCGCGGCGAGCGCCGACACCGTCGCATTGTCGTAGGTCGCATACGGTGGGACGAACGACCGTGGGGTGGTCTCGAGACAGTCGGCCATGATTCGGGTACCGTTGCGGAGCCGGTCGCGCTGTTCGGCCGCCGGCAGGCCACCGAACTCGCTTCTGACGGTCGAATTTCCGCCGTTCGTTCGCGGAGCGCCGTCGGCGTTCGGCTCGTGGCGGTAGCCGTGCAGCGAGTACTCGATCAGTCCCGGGTTCGCCCGCCGTTGTGCGGTGAGTTCTCGACAGAACGACTCCTCGGTCGCGATCGACTCCCCGTCTGTCGTCGGAATGACGGCGTTCGTCACCGGCACCTCCTCGTCGATAAATAGCTGATCCACCGACCGACGGAGCTCGTCGCTGTGTCCCGGTTCGATGTCGTCGTTTCGAAAGATGACGACCGATCGATAGTCGGCGTCTCCCGTGAGTTCGTACGAGTGATTGTGTGGAATAAGGGACATCGGAATCGTGGATAGAACGAGCAAGAGCGTCAGGAGGCTAACGCCGATAACGAACACTGCCGATCGTCGTTCATCCATCGAACAGTCCTACCGACTCTCCACTGTTATTTATCGGGCAGTTAGCGACTGCGGACGGACCGATATTATGGTGTATGTAGCTATTAAATCATCATAAAATATCTCGGAATGAGGGGGCGGACTGGGCCGCCCGCCCGCAATCCGCTCGATCTCCGCCGGCGGTAGCTGCCGTGGTAACGGCTTCGACCGTTACAGTTACATCGTTGTCAAATCTTCCGTGACCTATGTTCGAGTTGTTCTCGATATTCATGTCGGCACTGTACATTGTTCAGGGGCTCCTGGGCCTCTCCGAACAGCACCTCTATACGAGCGCGCAGCGATCGCGCGCACCGCTGGTCTCGAGGGTCCACCTCCTCGTTTCGATAGCGTTCACCGTTGTCGGCGTCGCCAGCGCGTTGTGGGTCCACCGGAACGGCATCCCGACGACGTGGTATCCAACGATTCTCGCGTGCGGGATGTTCGTCTCGATCCTCGTTCAAGGGCGGATGTACCGAGCGATGAACGTCTCGCACAGTCCGATGCTCGATCGCGTGTTGGTGCGCCTCGACTGACCTCCGTGCCCGCTGTTAGCCGAGGTAGCTTCGGAGTACCGAACCGAAGCCGGCGGCACCGATACAGAGTCCGAGCAGGCCACCGATACCGGTCAGCGCGAGCGCTCCGCTGATCCCCGCAGCGACCAGGAGCGGTTTCAGCCAGCCGTCGTCGCGATCGACCAGCCGATCGGCGATTCGTTCCCCCGACCGTCCACACCAGATACGCGAACGGGTCAGTCGCCGACCAGTCGCAATCCCACTGACAGGCTTTTGACCGCTCGAGTCTTCCCTCAGGTATGCACAGCAAACGCCTGCAGGCGGAGATCGACGACCTGGTCGCGCGGGGGTGGCGGATCGAAGAGGAGACGCCGGACCGCGTCGTGATGGTCGACCGGGAGTTCGGGTCGGTGATCACTCACGTGCTGGTCGCGCTCCTGACGTTCTGGTTCTCGATGGGTCTGGGAAACGTCGTCTGGGGCGCGTACAATTACGTCTCGAAGTCCCAGCGGCGCGTTCTGTGGGAGGACACAGCCGATTGTCCGTCGTGTGGGGCGGACGTCCCGACGTCGGCCGACTACTGCCCGTCCTGCGGCGAGGACCTGGCGGCTGCCACCGAGCCGAGCGGCGGGATCACCTGTCCCGACTGCGACGCGGTGGTCACGAACGGCTCGCGGTACTGCCCGGCGTGTGGAACGAGGCTCACGGACGCGGTCGATACGTCGTCGTAGCGGACCCTGCGGTAGCGAGCGCCGCCGGCGCGACTGTCGATGCCGGGGAACCGAACTGATACGTAGCTCGCCCGCCATCGACCGAACGGGCAATGGAACTGGACTCGAACCCCAACATTCTCCTGACGAACGACGACGGCATCGACGCGCCCGGTCTTCGGGCGCTGTACGACGCGCTCTCGAGCGTCGCGACTGTCACCGTCGTCGCACCCGACCGGAACCGGAGCGCCGTCGGCCGATCGCTCTCCTACGGCCGGACGCGGTCGTCGC
The Natrinema salaciae genome window above contains:
- a CDS encoding zinc ribbon domain-containing protein, whose product is MHSKRLQAEIDDLVARGWRIEEETPDRVVMVDREFGSVITHVLVALLTFWFSMGLGNVVWGAYNYVSKSQRRVLWEDTADCPSCGADVPTSADYCPSCGEDLAAATEPSGGITCPDCDAVVTNGSRYCPACGTRLTDAVDTSS
- a CDS encoding NAD-dependent epimerase/dehydratase family protein, whose product is MSRDTATVDGERLFGSADGSPAETSVQDESAAVATSDEVHSGATTQAAGDASRNGSVPSVTKPRSSTGAGADELVDKKVLITGGAGFIGSHLANRLASTNDVVALDDLSTGSADNVDSSVELVEGDITDGDTVCDLVDDADILVHMAAMMGVRRTLENPLEVLEVNMEGTKTVLQAAEERDIDRVLFTSTSEVYGDLVEPPYEEDDEKSPKTNYAVAKLADERYTKAFCSKSGIDYSIVRYFNVYGPRQESSEYGYVVPRFIEHAKNDEPVPVHGDGSQTRDFTYIDDAIEATVRTLGPAGANETFNIGSGTEVSIADLARTVVDTVGSGEVAFVEHPRPYTVDRRCADVSKLNDRLGYVPGIELESGVERLATQL
- a CDS encoding PIG-L deacetylase family protein translates to MKVLCVAAHPDDEVLGAGGTLAKHVAEGDEVEVFLLSDGAMARFETETEAAAERRAERRAEAAAAGDILGVSDVTVLDYWGNQLDDVPLIDVVRDVESKIDAFRPDVIYTHHYGDLNVDHELVARAVRTAARPTVGSPVDRVLSFETLSATEWGMPSPDNAFQPTTFVDIDEYLERKMAAIDAYESEMRERPHPRSTEAIRNNATVWGDKSGLFAAEPFELLVERRR
- a CDS encoding glycosyltransferase family 2 protein encodes the protein MATPLPFPGLSALLASYGKLFKSRRPFPVTDGGDRPTITAIIPALNEERTIPYALTSLAVQTVAPDRIIVVDDGSTDDTAAITSELNDELEVSVELWQHDEPMGKTVGVKEVARSVETDTLFVLDADTFLESEDYLERLLAPHIESDVASSFGIAYPTETASKRAFHDEFSADLLPDESVTRSHIEADLAAAESRSGPLEYLRSGAPVVQYRNVSYHVEQRFFGDGFYRLFDSALFPVGCGVLYDRAKLVSVFDDYEESHGNDLTNSEDIFVGFAFCDRGWANVQVDDTFMRSDVPGLKGTFEQNYAWGSGFLQSAYYFGDLTTRYRKREIEADAETADTGGEQAESEPVPSAESNQPASGTERQRSDQQSVDESNPDGDESGTKNATDRTDSSRSTDESATVLPPLGRAVTARLVDGLYPTTVLLFLVLSFFGVIGLEIVGFLVLWELTLYTVLAIATRSERVHFVRNFVPFVLIRMLMMPVLTYTYFRVATDIVTGNRNWRK
- a CDS encoding DUF2334 domain-containing protein yields the protein MDERRSAVFVIGVSLLTLLLVLSTIPMSLIPHNHSYELTGDADYRSVVIFRNDDIEPGHSDELRRSVDQLFIDEEVPVTNAVIPTTDGESIATEESFCRELTAQRRANPGLIEYSLHGYRHEPNADGAPRTNGGNSTVRSEFGGLPAAEQRDRLRNGTRIMADCLETTPRSFVPPYATYDNATVSALAAENFTTVAGGGWFTESYYGRTEPFETDSVVHLPEDQGFVKNWETNAFHEPQTLRNQFEDAYTSGEIYVQGLHYWTFDSDRRFEQLESFIRYVKRHDDVLFLTLEEFGDASRDGRLTEAGNGWSYTPADDQPVYDTN
- a CDS encoding endo-1,4-beta-xylanase, with product MSDDQPNPGDRAAEGAEPPSDGDGPLVSRRAALGTLAVSAGGVGGYAAYRNWDDAPWLGPLSGPSDDEDRLRNVDRSMPREDEIDDRIETNRTAGLSITVLDGQGEPVPDADVEVTMNRHEFGFGTAVNAAYLVDETDEGDRYRTLIPELFNKAVLENHHKWGFWEVPAERDRAEAATDWLLEQGLEMRGHACIWQKRDQGAIPDDVVEAMDDGDGDHIETRAASHIRDIVGYYSDVAGVTEWDVLNEQVEEHEMTSIIDSNSRPTNSPTAAEWFRIAAAADPDARLYLNEYSVLAGDETAHKDAFEELVDALLDRGAPLDGLGLQGHHWSPTQRRTPTQLLETLDRFAERVSSVQVHEYDTWGEEWSETMEAEYLYTFLKTVFSHPAVEGFIMWGFWDAIHWHENAPLFRSDWSKKPAYDIYTDLVFDEWWTDETGRTDDDGVFRTTAVLGEHEISATAGETTATATLRLEEPTDRAVTLSLEEE
- a CDS encoding WbqC family protein; translation: MSGTVAVYQPHYYPRLHYLARAHQADVFVIYDDVEFSRRSRHHRAHIDYYEKEWLTVPVAHTGQETLITETRVDMSVPWPARHLQTLVGKYGSQATDLEPFYRRLCVSLVDPETLRDDIDRVGELTADSDIGALLDDWVRIDTRWRDRLEEYEVPELRAEKERLDERIGERKRADPAADIDDLLADAAAIDERLETATDACRELKERRNRTLVALSKSLGHERDVDRLPLYELWNLDGVDPERWTSDVSLADVTVPLVEELLERFDVTSTVVRSSEVGLEHPGDASEYLAALTNHFDGDAYLSGAVGYENYLEEDPFDDRGLDVLVQDWTPSWEDGNVCALDVLYDADDPGRYVTEGGE